TTTTTGCCAGACGGTGTCGGATCGAAAGTCAGTGTGGGCGAGCAAACCGTTTGGTTTCAGGCTTTTGGCTAGTTTCGGCAAAAGGTCGTCGACCTCGCTTTGCTCGAAGCAGTCCAGGCAGAAGTGCAGGCCGATGAAGTCGAATGCTCCCACTGGATAGTCGAACTTCAAGGCATCCGCGTTTTTTATCGCCAAGCGATTCGCGTGATTGCCTGCTCGCTCTTTGGCCACTTGCAGCATCCGGGAACTGATATCGATACTCAGGATTTTGACCGACCGATTCGCGTTTAGGAGTTCAGTCGAGAATCTTCCGTCTCCGTCGCCGATTAGCAGGGCATTTTGGCATTCTGAAACGAGAGGGATGCAGAAGGTGCGAGCGGCCTCTAGTTT
This region of Pelagicoccus albus genomic DNA includes:
- a CDS encoding class I SAM-dependent methyltransferase gives rise to the protein MPNFDSLARIYHPLERITFAGKLEAARTFCIPLVSECQNALLIGDGDGRFSTELLNANRSVKILSIDISSRMLQVAKERAGNHANRLAIKNADALKFDYPVGAFDFIGLHFCLDCFEQSEVDDLLPKLAKSLKPNGLLAHTDFRSDTVWQKAIVRLLYFSFWLGAGLRANKLPIVKWTGEFSLESRRRSLGGLITSDLWRKA